From Solea senegalensis isolate Sse05_10M linkage group LG7, IFAPA_SoseM_1, whole genome shotgun sequence, a single genomic window includes:
- the dusp22a gene encoding dual specificity protein phosphatase 22-A has product MGNGMNKVVDGLYLGNIRDAENRGSLSKNGITHILSVYNNARPVFEDMTYLCIHAADASSQNLSQHFKECISFIHECRLNGGSCLVHCLAGVSRSTTMVVAYLMTVTPYSWEECLSAIKAVRSFVGPNDGFQQQLQEFQETQVSEYRAWLRSTFRPGPFHDAEQVAALLTQYTEQQTSQRRGAEQRWINREVDVCTLPSDPDDFEGSS; this is encoded by the exons ATGGGCAATGGAATGAACAAG GTTGTCGATGGGCTTTACCTTGGGAATATAAGAG ATGCAGAAAACAGAGGAAGCCTGTCTAAGAACGGCATCACCCACATCCTGTCGGTGTACAACAATGCTAGGCCTGTCTTTGAG GACATGACGTATCTTTGTATTCATGCAGCCGATGCCTCCAGCCAGAACCT aTCACAGCATTTTAAAGAATGTATCAGCTTCATCCATGAATGTCGCCTAAATGGTGGATCTTGCCTCGTTCACTG CCTGGCAGGTGTGTCTCGCAGCACCACCATGGTGGTGGCCTACCTGATGACTGTGACGCCGTACAGCTGGGAGGAGTGCTTGTCTGCCATAAAGGCTGTTCGCTCCTTCGTCGGCCCAAACGATGGCTTccaacagcagctgcaggagttCCAGGAGACACAAGTCtcagag TACCGAGCTTGGTTACGCTCCACTTTCCGCCCCGGTCCGTTTCATGACGCGGAGCAGGTGGCTGCTCTGCTGACCCAGTACACGGAGCAGCAGACGAgccagaggagaggagcagagcagcGCTGGATAAATCGAGAAGTAGATGTCTGTACTCTGCCGTCTGACCCGGACGATTTTGAAGGCAGCAGCTGA
- the LOC122772397 gene encoding cytochrome c oxidase subunit 4 isoform 1, mitochondrial produces the protein MLATRALRALNLVGKRAISTSVCVRGGHGVAKAEDYTLPAYIDSQVCPLPEIRYVQSLSADQKSLKEKEKGTWASLSDEEKIALYRISFKESFAEMSQESAEWKTVVGGVFFFVGFTGLIVLWQRKFVYGPVPHTFDAEYKEKELQRMLDMRMNPVEGISSKWDYEKKQWKN, from the exons ATGCTGGCCACCAGAGCCCTCAGAGCCCTCAATCTCGTTGGCAAACGTGCCATCTCTACATCTGTCTGTGTACGAGGTGGACATG GTGTTGCCAAGGCGGAGGACTACACTCTGCCTGCCTACATTGACAGCCAAGTTTGCCCCCTCCCAGAAATCCGCTATGTGCAGAGTCTGAGTGCAGACCAGAAGTCcctgaaggagaaggagaagggcACCTGGGCTTCTCTCTCTGATGAGGAAAAGATTGCAT TGTACCGCATCAGCTTCAAAGAGAGCTTTGCAGAGATGTCTCAGGAATCGGCAGAGTGGAAAACTGTGGTTGGCggggtgtttttctttgtgggCTTTACTGGCCTGATTGTGCTCTGGCAGAGAAAATTTG TGTATGGACCAGTCCCACACACATTTGATGCCGAGTACAAAGAAAAGGAGCTACAGAGGATGCTGGACATGAGAATGAACCCAGTGGAGGGCATCTCCTCCAAGTGGGACTATGAAAAGAAGCAGTGGAAAAACTAA